A single region of the Fusobacterium varium genome encodes:
- a CDS encoding histidine triad nucleotide-binding protein, translated as MATIFTKIINREIPATIVYETDTVLAFKDIAPAAPIHILVVPKKEIPTINDITPEDKNIIGDMYLAIAHIAKELGIAEQGYRVITNCNEYGGQEVFHLHFHLLGGKKMGALA; from the coding sequence ATGGCTACTATATTTACTAAAATTATAAATAGAGAGATCCCTGCAACTATAGTTTATGAAACTGATACAGTATTGGCATTTAAAGATATTGCCCCTGCTGCTCCTATTCATATTCTAGTTGTTCCTAAAAAAGAGATTCCTACTATTAACGATATAACTCCTGAAGATAAAAATATAATAGGAGATATGTATCTTGCTATTGCTCATATAGCTAAAGAGCTTGGAATAGCTGAACAAGGATACAGAGTTATCACAAACTGTAACGAATATGGTGGACAAGAGGTTTTCCATCTTCACTTCCATCTACTTGGTGGTAAAAAAATGGGAGCTCTTGCATAA
- a CDS encoding peptidylprolyl isomerase — MKITENAVVTLEFKVYDNDTNELLEDTKEVGPFFYIHGIGAFVPKVEETLEGKERGFKTVMTLTPEEGYGEYDEDLIMEMSKEDFADFDDIYEGMEFVADMEDDETGEESEQEFVITSIEDDVVTTDGNHPFAGRNLRFEVEVTGVREASEVELEHGHPHFEGFED; from the coding sequence ATGAAAATTACTGAAAATGCAGTTGTAACACTAGAATTTAAAGTTTATGATAATGATACAAATGAGCTTTTAGAAGATACAAAAGAAGTTGGTCCTTTCTTCTATATCCATGGAATTGGAGCTTTTGTTCCTAAAGTTGAAGAAACTCTTGAAGGAAAAGAAAGAGGATTTAAAACTGTTATGACTCTTACTCCTGAAGAAGGATATGGAGAATATGATGAAGATCTTATCATGGAAATGAGCAAAGAAGATTTTGCTGACTTTGATGATATCTATGAAGGAATGGAATTTGTTGCTGACATGGAAGATGATGAAACTGGAGAAGAAAGCGAACAAGAGTTCGTTATCACTTCAATAGAAGATGATGTTGTAACTACAGATGGTAACCATCCATTTGCTGGAAGAAACTTAAGATTTGAAGTTGAGGTTACAGGAGTTAGAGAAGCTTCAGAAGTTGAGCTTGAACATGGACACCCTCACTTTGAAGGATTTGAAGACTAA
- a CDS encoding aminotransferase class I/II-fold pyridoxal phosphate-dependent enzyme translates to MSKLDQSKTPLFSVLKNEYVGRDILPFHVPGHKRGKGVDKEFYDFMGNGPFSMDVTIFKMVDGLHQPKSCIKEAQELAADAYGVKKSFFAVNGTSGAIQAMIMSVMKAGDKILVPRNVHKSVSAGIILSGSEPIYMNPEIDEELGIAHGVRPQTVENMLKQHPDIKAVLIINPTYYGVATDIKKIADIVHSYDIPLIVDEAHGPHLHFHDDLPISAVDAGADMCTQSTHKIIGAMTQMSLLHVNSDRIDVNKVQQILSLLHTTSPSYPLMASLDCARRQIATEGTALLDKAIKLAKRFRSEVNKIPGMSCFGEEIVGREGVFAFDPTKVTVTAKELGLTGAELETLLVDDYNIQMELSDFYNVLGLITIGDTDESIDKFIAALKDISNRYYGKGNKIKRNIIRMPGIPEQVLIPREAFYSEKNTIPFKESAGKICGEMIMAYPPGIPIITPGERITEEIIEYVEDLKEAQLHIQGMADPELININVIEEEDAIYLYTEKMKSMMFGVPMNLGANKAGIEFGPDTLCEAFPDTFDEMEIIEVEKQKENFNEWNLKYKNTILNTCEKLATAVNEAVRDGYRPIVIGGDHSIALGSISGVSLEKEIGVIWIDAHGDMNTDESTITGNIHGMPLALLQGAGDRDLVNCFYEGAKIDSKNVVILGARDLDFKEREIIDQLGVKVIYHDEVLQKGLDNILEEIREYLQIDNLHISFDVDSVNPELAPGVSTPVRNGFTTDEIFQTFKYLFKNYSITSVDIVEFNPVNDKNDKTLKFVNELTEYVVNPD, encoded by the coding sequence ATGTCAAAGCTAGACCAAAGTAAAACTCCACTATTCTCAGTGTTAAAAAATGAATATGTTGGTAGAGATATTCTTCCATTTCATGTTCCTGGACACAAAAGAGGAAAAGGAGTAGATAAAGAATTTTATGATTTTATGGGGAATGGACCTTTCTCCATGGATGTAACTATTTTTAAAATGGTAGATGGATTACACCAACCAAAAAGTTGTATAAAGGAAGCACAAGAACTGGCAGCAGATGCCTATGGTGTAAAGAAAAGTTTCTTTGCAGTAAACGGAACTTCAGGGGCAATTCAAGCAATGATTATGTCTGTAATGAAAGCTGGAGATAAAATTCTTGTTCCTAGAAATGTTCATAAATCAGTTTCAGCAGGAATTATTTTAAGTGGATCTGAACCTATCTATATGAACCCAGAGATTGATGAGGAGTTAGGAATAGCTCATGGTGTCAGACCTCAAACTGTTGAAAATATGTTAAAGCAACATCCAGATATTAAGGCTGTACTTATTATCAACCCAACTTATTATGGAGTTGCTACTGATATTAAAAAGATAGCTGATATTGTTCACAGCTATGATATTCCACTAATAGTAGATGAAGCTCATGGACCTCATCTTCACTTCCATGATGATCTACCTATTTCAGCAGTAGATGCTGGAGCAGATATGTGTACTCAAAGTACTCATAAGATTATTGGAGCTATGACTCAAATGTCACTTTTACATGTAAATTCAGATAGAATTGATGTAAATAAAGTTCAACAAATACTAAGTTTATTACATACAACTTCACCTTCATATCCTTTAATGGCATCATTAGATTGTGCTAGAAGACAAATAGCAACTGAAGGAACAGCTCTTTTAGATAAAGCTATTAAACTTGCTAAAAGATTTAGAAGTGAAGTAAATAAAATACCTGGAATGTCTTGTTTTGGTGAAGAGATTGTAGGAAGAGAAGGAGTATTCGCTTTTGACCCTACAAAAGTAACTGTTACAGCTAAAGAATTAGGACTTACAGGGGCAGAGTTAGAAACTCTACTTGTTGATGATTACAATATTCAAATGGAACTTTCAGACTTCTATAATGTTTTAGGACTTATTACAATAGGAGATACTGATGAAAGTATAGATAAATTTATTGCAGCTCTTAAAGATATTAGCAATAGATACTATGGAAAAGGAAATAAAATTAAGAGAAATATAATTAGAATGCCAGGAATCCCTGAGCAAGTTCTAATTCCAAGGGAAGCATTCTACAGTGAAAAGAACACTATTCCATTTAAAGAAAGTGCTGGTAAGATCTGTGGAGAGATGATAATGGCTTATCCACCTGGAATTCCTATTATCACTCCAGGAGAAAGAATTACTGAAGAGATTATTGAATATGTAGAAGATTTAAAAGAAGCTCAACTTCATATTCAAGGTATGGCAGATCCTGAATTAATTAATATCAATGTAATTGAAGAAGAAGACGCTATCTACCTATATACAGAAAAGATGAAGAGCATGATGTTTGGTGTGCCTATGAACTTAGGAGCAAACAAAGCTGGAATCGAGTTTGGACCAGATACATTATGTGAAGCATTCCCAGATACATTTGATGAGATGGAAATTATTGAAGTTGAAAAACAAAAAGAAAACTTCAATGAATGGAACTTAAAATATAAGAATACAATTCTTAACACTTGTGAAAAACTTGCAACTGCAGTAAATGAAGCTGTAAGAGATGGATATAGACCTATAGTTATTGGTGGAGACCACTCAATCGCTCTAGGAAGTATCTCAGGAGTTTCACTTGAAAAAGAGATTGGAGTTATCTGGATAGATGCTCACGGAGACATGAATACTGATGAGTCAACTATTACTGGAAATATCCATGGAATGCCTTTAGCACTATTACAAGGAGCAGGGGATAGAGATCTTGTAAACTGTTTCTATGAAGGGGCTAAAATAGATAGTAAAAATGTTGTTATACTAGGTGCAAGAGATCTTGACTTTAAAGAGAGAGAGATTATTGATCAACTTGGAGTAAAAGTAATCTATCACGATGAAGTACTACAAAAAGGACTTGATAATATCCTTGAAGAAATAAGAGAATACTTACAAATAGATAACCTTCACATCAGTTTTGACGTTGATTCAGTTAACCCTGAATTAGCACCAGGGGTAAGTACTCCAGTAAGAAATGGATTCACTACTGATGAGATCTTCCAAACATTTAAGTATCTATTTAAAAACTACTCAATCACATCTGTTGATATAGTAGAATTTAACCCAGTTAATGATAAAAACGATAAGACACTTAAGTTTGTAAACGAACTTACAGAGTATGTTGTAAATCCAGACTAA
- a CDS encoding DJ-1/PfpI family protein, whose amino-acid sequence MKKILILISQGVEILEVSPFIDIFGWNMVVGKKNTITTTVSIHDIIYCTWNLKIFPQLNLKKENIDLEEYDALVIPGGFGKADFFNDMKDSIFKNVIQHFNEKNKIIVGVCTGVIPLGEAGILKGRKATTYLLDNERYFSQLEKYGAIPIREEIVEDKNLITCSGPKNALETAFLLLEKFSDKENCNIVKKNMCF is encoded by the coding sequence ATGAAAAAAATTTTAATACTTATCTCACAAGGGGTTGAAATCCTTGAGGTATCTCCCTTTATTGACATTTTTGGCTGGAATATGGTTGTAGGAAAAAAGAACACTATAACTACCACAGTTAGCATACATGATATAATATATTGTACATGGAATTTAAAAATTTTTCCACAACTAAATTTAAAAAAAGAGAATATTGATCTTGAAGAGTATGATGCTTTAGTTATACCTGGTGGATTTGGTAAGGCAGATTTCTTCAATGATATGAAAGATTCTATCTTTAAAAATGTAATTCAACACTTCAATGAAAAAAATAAAATAATTGTAGGAGTTTGTACAGGGGTTATTCCCTTAGGAGAGGCAGGAATCTTAAAGGGAAGGAAAGCAACAACTTATCTACTAGATAATGAAAGATATTTCTCTCAATTAGAAAAATATGGAGCTATTCCAATAAGAGAGGAGATTGTAGAGGATAAAAATCTTATCACTTGTTCTGGACCGAAAAATGCTTTAGAAACAGCATTTCTACTTTTAGAAAAATTCAGTGACAAAGAAAATTGTAATATTGTGAAAAAAAATATGTGTTTTTAA
- the rpiB gene encoding ribose 5-phosphate isomerase B codes for MKIALGADHGGFELKEKIKAHLIEKGYEVLDLGTHSTESVDYPTFGHAVGHAVVDKKADYGVLVCGTGIGISIAANKVPGVRAALCTNTTMARLTREHNNANILAMGGRIVGDVLALEMVDVFLATEFQGGRHEKRVDAIENI; via the coding sequence ATGAAAATTGCTTTAGGTGCTGACCACGGAGGATTTGAATTAAAAGAAAAAATAAAAGCACACCTTATTGAAAAAGGATATGAAGTTCTTGATTTAGGAACTCACTCAACTGAATCAGTAGATTACCCAACTTTTGGACATGCTGTTGGACATGCTGTTGTTGATAAAAAAGCTGACTATGGAGTTCTTGTTTGTGGAACTGGTATTGGTATATCTATTGCTGCAAATAAAGTTCCTGGTGTAAGAGCTGCTCTTTGCACAAATACAACTATGGCTAGACTTACAAGAGAACACAACAATGCTAATATATTAGCTATGGGAGGAAGAATTGTTGGTGACGTTCTTGCTCTTGAAATGGTAGATGTTTTCTTAGCTACTGAATTCCAAGGTGGAAGACACGAAAAAAGAGTAGATGCAATAGAAAATATTTAA